GCATATCTGGTCCAGTCTGAATCAACAAGAACGTTCAAATGGCTGCCTAACACCCTAGCTAAGCTGCAAAGGGATCAAACAAGAGTGCATGCGCAGCATGCACAATTCAATAAACCCTTTGTCAGTTTCAGCGTTCGTTATATGGCCGCCACGCGATCTCAGCGTGGCAGATGGGCGATGAGGTCTTGGCGACCGTGAACGACGGCGACCACCTCGACGGTGTCACCATGTACGCGGTAGATGAGGCGATATGGAAAGTCGATGAGCTCGCGAACGCCGAGGGTTGCGGCCTCGGGAACGCGGCGGCCCGATTCCGGAAAGGCCTGAGCCTGGCGAAGGCGCTGGACAATTCGGTCGAGGAGCTGCTCGGCATACACCGGGGAGACGAGACTAATATGCTCGGCGATCGCCCCGAGCTGCCCTACGGCGTGCTCCGTCCAGCGGAGCGCGAAGGTCACGACGCGCGACGAATGCGGCTGCGGACGCGGGCCATGGCATCCTCGTGCGATACGGTGCGGCCGGTGTCGGCATCAGCAAGGCCAGTTTCCACGGCTTGGCGCACGTACACTTCGTAGGCCAAGTCGTCCCACGTCGCCGTCTCGGGGAGCGCCTCGACGAGTTGCCGGGCGTCCGCTTTGATATTCGGGGTGTCAGCCATGTCTGAAAAGTGCCGCGCCGCGCGAATTGGAGCAAGCGCGGGCGTGCGGTCCGCGAAAGGTCGTGGCCATATAACGCCCTAGCTAAGCTGCAAGCGATTCAAATAAGAAGCGCCGGCGCAGCCGGCGCAATTCACTAGATCGCTTGTCAGCTTCAGCGTTCGTTAGGTGGCTTGCGCGAGAAGCTTCCGGTCGCGATCCGTAACCTCGCGCTGATGTCGCGGCGCTTCGTGCCACTTCGTCTCTCCGAGCTCCGCCGGCCCGTCTCCGGAGTGCGAGGAGTTCTGACGGTTCAGCATCTTCATGCGATGAATCGTCCAGCTGGTCGCGGCAGCCATTAGGACCGGAGGCGACGCTAGCCACACCATGGCCCACCACGGTGTCCATGGCAGATATTTCGGAAATGCCACCGCAGTGATGCCTGCGGTGATCGCCGTGGTGAGCGCGAGCGCAGCGAACTCGACGACGGTTCGCCGGCGCAGACGATGGGCACACGGCGCGCAAATCCGCACGCCATGAACCTGATGCTCGTGGGCGGCGACACCGATATCGGTCCAGGGAGTTCCACAGACGCCACATGCGTTGGCAGCGTTCCGCCGGAGAGCGCGCTTCCGCATGACGCGCCAACTGAGCGCGGCGGCAGGTGCGATGATGATGCTGATGATCGCTGCGACTGCTGGAATGGCATCGCCGTGCATGCTGGGCCTCCGGCCGTGAAGCGATGTGTATAGCCACCTAACGCCCTAGCTAAGCTGCGGGCTTTCAAGGGGGAAACTTGCCCATCACAGTACGCTAACGACGGGCGCGACGCCAGATTGCAGTCGGCACCCGTCAGCTTCAGCGTTCGTTATACCGCCGCGTCGCACGAGGGGCGGCGCCGAAGGCCCGCGTTACGCGGCCGAGCTCCGGAATTCACCGCGCCTCGATCCGGCGAGCGAAACTCGCCGGCGCAAGCGCGTGGCGCGAGACCTGATGCCCGACCGCGATCTCTTTGCCGTCTGGGCGCGCGGCCCTCGCGCAGGCGCGTGGCGCAGCTACCCAACGACTTCACCGCGATCGGTGGGCCGTCCACGCGCGGGGACGGCGCACATGGGCCGGAGCGACGGGGCGGCTGTTCCCCTCAGCATTTGACAGAAGCAATAGTGCTCTCTGGCGGTATAACGCCCGAGCTAAGCTGCGGGCCTTCAAAGAGGAAACCAGTCCGATCACAATACGCTAACGACGGACGACGCCAGATTGCAGTCGGCACCCGTCAGCTTCAGCGTTCGTTATACCGCCGCGTCGCACGAGAGG
The Gemmatimonadaceae bacterium DNA segment above includes these coding regions:
- a CDS encoding type II toxin-antitoxin system RelE/ParE family toxin is translated as MTFALRWTEHAVGQLGAIAEHISLVSPVYAEQLLDRIVQRLRQAQAFPESGRRVPEAATLGVRELIDFPYRLIYRVHGDTVEVVAVVHGRQDLIAHLPR